A stretch of the Arachis stenosperma cultivar V10309 chromosome 6, arast.V10309.gnm1.PFL2, whole genome shotgun sequence genome encodes the following:
- the LOC130935465 gene encoding serine/threonine protein phosphatase 2A 57 kDa regulatory subunit B' beta isoform-like, translated as MFNRIMKRGPKKPSKSDDFGAPDGNPLPNAAGVVVNHASRGGAAPPAGAAAAPTMPPPSGTIEPLPPFRDVPVSERQTLFLRKLQNCCFLLDFSDTLKNVREKEIKRQTLMELVDFIQSGSGKITENCQEEMIKMISVNIFRCLPPASHENTGAENNDPEEEEPSMDAAWPHLQLVYELLLRYVVSSDTDTKVAKRYIDHSFVLKLLDLFGSEDPREREYLKTILHRIYGKFMVHRPFIRKAINNIFYRFIYETERHSGIGELLEILGSIINGFALPMKEEHKLFLVRALLPLHKPKSVGMYHQQLSYCILQFVEKDFKLADTVIRGLLKYWPVTNCQKEVLFLGELEEVLEATQAAEFQRCMVPLFRQISRCLNSSHFQVAERALFLWNNEHIVSLIAQNRTVVLPIIYEALEKNIKSHWNQAVHGLTVNVRKMFVEMDAELVEECQRQHAEREAKAHEVEQQRELNWKKLAEAAAQNGPLDMVTV; from the exons ATGTTCAATAGAATCATGAAGAGAGGGCCGAAAAAGCCCTCCAAATCAGATGACTTCGGTGCTCCCGACGGCAATCCATTGCCTAACGCCGCCGGCGTCGTCGTCAACCATGCTTCTCGCGGCGGAGCTGCCCCTCCGGCCGGCGCTGCCGCGGCTCCGACGATGCCTCCGCCTTCCGGCACTATTGAACCGTTGCCCCCGTTCCGCGATGTGCCGGTCTCGGAGCGGCAGACCTTGTTCCTCCGGAAGCTCCAGAATTGCTGCTTCTTGTTGGACTTCTCCGACACATTGAAGAACGTTCGGGAGAAGGAGATCAAGCGGCAAACGCTGATGGAGCTCGTAGATTTTATCCAATCGGGTTCTGGAAAGATCACGGAGAATTGCCAGGAGGAGATGATAAAGATGATATCGGTTAACATTTTCCGGTGCCTTCCACCGGCGTCGCACGAGAACACCGGGGCAGAGAACAATGACCCAGAGGAGGAGGAGCCCTCTATGGACGCGGCCTGGCCGCACTTGCAGCTCGTCTACGAACTTCTCCTTCGGTACGTGGTTTCTTCTGATACTGATACCAAGGTTGCGAAACGGTACATTGATCATTCATTCGTGCTTAAGTTGCTTGATTTGTTTGGTTCCGAGGACCCTAGAGAGCGTGAGTATTTGAAAACAATATTGCATCGTATATATGGGAAATTCATGGTTCACAGGCCCTTCATTAGGAAGGCGATTAACAACATTTTTTATCGTTTTATATATGAGACTGAGAGACATAGTGGTATTGGGGAGCTTCTGGAGATTCTTGGCAGCATCATTAATGGGTTTGCGCTGCCCATGAAGGAGGAACACAAGTTGTTCCTTGTTAGGGCGCTTTTGCCCCTACATAAGCCTAAGTCTGTTGGCATGTACCATCAGCAGTTGTCGTACTGTATCTTGCAGTTTGTCGAGAAGGATTTCAAGCTCGCGGATACGGTTATTAGGGGCCTGTTGAAGTATTGGCCTGTCACGAATTGCCAGAAGGAGGTTCTCTTCCTTGGGGAATTGGAGGAGGTGTTGGAGGCCACACAGGCTGCGGAGTTCCAACGCTGCATGGTTCCCCTCTTTAGACAGATTTCCCGCTGCCTCAATAGTTCTCACTTTCAG GTTGCAGAACGAGCCCTCTTCCTCTGGAATAATGAGCATATTGTCAGCTTAATTGCTCAAAACAGGACTGTAGTGCTACCCATAATATATGAAGCATTGGAGAAAAATATTAAGAGTCATTGGAACCAGGCAGTTCATGGGTTGACAGTGAATGTTCGGAAGATGTTTGTTGAAATGGACGCTGAATTGGTTGAGGAGTGCCAGAGGCAGCATGCAGAGAGAGAGGCTAAAGCCCATGAAGTGGAGCAGCAGCGAGAATTGAACTGGAAAAAATTGGCAGAGGCAGCTGCCCAGAACGGACCACTGGATATGGTCACAGTTTAG